The Pirellulales bacterium genome includes a window with the following:
- a CDS encoding VTT domain-containing protein — protein MHESATAESRYSEKPARSRLVLKMALAAVLLLLGLMLGRAFGHRIPALEEWIAAQGAWGYFVFVGIVIVGTSLFVPDTVFAVAAGALFGVIGGTLVMVVASLLTAALDYGLARLFLQAPVRAWLERNPQTAAVAQAVDREGLRFQFPLRLTPVNPVSVSYMLGAAGTRFGSFMVACLGLAPALFVEVYFGYVAKHVAKASGKVSEHSTLHMALSIAGLVACVAMLVYTIRLARRAIHEAQTHAGDAEGPPSAAVPASK, from the coding sequence ATGCACGAATCGGCAACTGCCGAATCACGGTATTCCGAAAAGCCAGCGCGGTCACGCCTCGTCCTTAAGATGGCGCTCGCCGCGGTTCTGCTGCTGCTCGGCCTGATGTTGGGCCGCGCATTCGGTCACCGCATCCCGGCGCTCGAAGAATGGATCGCCGCACAGGGAGCATGGGGTTACTTCGTGTTCGTGGGAATCGTGATCGTGGGCACTTCATTGTTCGTGCCTGACACGGTCTTCGCGGTCGCCGCCGGTGCCCTTTTCGGGGTGATCGGCGGCACACTCGTGATGGTGGTTGCCAGCCTCTTGACGGCCGCGCTCGACTACGGATTAGCACGCCTGTTCCTGCAAGCACCGGTGCGGGCGTGGCTGGAGCGCAATCCGCAAACCGCGGCCGTCGCGCAGGCCGTGGATCGCGAGGGCCTGCGCTTTCAATTCCCGCTGCGGCTGACGCCCGTCAACCCGGTCTCGGTCAGCTATATGCTAGGCGCCGCGGGAACTCGCTTCGGCAGTTTTATGGTGGCGTGCCTGGGCCTGGCGCCGGCGCTTTTCGTGGAAGTGTACTTCGGCTACGTGGCCAAACACGTCGCCAAGGCCTCGGGCAAGGTGAGCGAACATTCGACCTTGCACATGGCGCTGTCGATTGCCGGGCTGGTCGCGTGCGTTGCCATGCTCGTCTACACGATTCGTCTGGCACGCCGGGCGATTCACGAGGCTCAGACGCACGCTGGCGATGCCGAAGGGCCGCCAAGCGCCGCCGTCCCGGCAAGTAAGTGA
- a CDS encoding Sir2 family NAD-dependent protein deacetylase, which translates to MDDALLQQAAEWIRGAKEVMVFTGAGVSAESGIPTFRDDSGLWQEFPPDRFATWQGLLDTAARDPRRLAEFLHAVLAPIAAAAPNAAHRAIATAERHVGIKVVTQNVDGLHQEAGSTCTYEIHGSFFEIVTRERKFLNLVSRVELRKVAQRLERAAQGHWALPRVLWAMRPLVGLGTRGVYQPHLVLFGDALAEPAWSQALEAAEACDLVLQIGCSAAVWPAAGLPFEARNRGARVIAVDPHSAAGDLWLKGTAADVVPRIFDLAFGKRLDQ; encoded by the coding sequence ATGGACGATGCTCTGCTACAGCAAGCGGCTGAGTGGATTCGCGGCGCGAAGGAAGTCATGGTCTTCACCGGCGCCGGCGTTTCGGCCGAAAGCGGCATTCCCACGTTTCGCGACGATAGCGGGCTGTGGCAGGAATTTCCGCCTGATCGATTTGCCACCTGGCAAGGGCTGCTCGATACGGCGGCGCGCGATCCGCGCCGGCTGGCCGAGTTCCTGCACGCCGTGCTCGCGCCGATTGCCGCGGCCGCACCGAATGCGGCCCATCGTGCGATCGCGACAGCCGAGCGCCACGTTGGCATTAAGGTCGTGACCCAGAACGTAGATGGCCTGCACCAGGAGGCGGGCAGCACGTGCACCTACGAAATCCATGGCTCGTTTTTCGAAATCGTCACGCGCGAGCGCAAGTTCCTCAACCTCGTCTCGCGGGTCGAGCTCCGCAAAGTCGCTCAGCGTCTGGAGCGCGCGGCGCAGGGGCACTGGGCCCTGCCGCGCGTGCTGTGGGCGATGCGGCCGCTCGTGGGCCTCGGAACACGGGGTGTCTATCAGCCCCATTTGGTTCTGTTCGGCGACGCGCTGGCCGAACCGGCCTGGTCGCAGGCGCTCGAAGCGGCGGAAGCGTGCGACCTGGTCTTGCAGATCGGCTGTTCAGCGGCCGTGTGGCCCGCCGCAGGCTTGCCGTTCGAAGCACGCAACCGAGGTGCTCGCGTTATTGCCGTCGATCCCCACAGCGCGGCGGGCGACCTATGGTTGAAAGGCACGGCGGCCGATGTCGTGCCGAGGATTTTCGATTTGGCATTCGGAAAACGCCTGGATCAATAG
- a CDS encoding endonuclease/exonuclease/phosphatase family protein, whose translation MNRTTSRFLPSTACLLVLSLGCLAALWQLRSARAATVNLNVMTFNIRFDDGVGITQLSANGWHTIPPFVTTGDRRDKAEAVIAAAAPDIFGEQEGLPNQVADLQAAFPGYTYYGQGRNGGNGPNSGETNGIFYLTSRFTAVASGDFWLSTTPTVPGTTFVGGGSDTGNPRMVSWVDLYDNQSHQTYFVADTHWSLDTLAEQQSATFMRAELAQLAGGLPMLVLGDFNTTLGSTALQTLSGANSSGYKLTDAYRHVFPTVGPNEATYHDFTGNQSGSAIDHIFYDANTFTATAAAIVHTSFNGLYPSDHFPVTATLAVQVVPEPATAILLVAGSTALVGCRAWGNRSRLLPVAPEI comes from the coding sequence ATGAATCGAACGACATCGCGTTTCTTGCCATCGACGGCCTGCCTCTTGGTCTTATCGCTCGGCTGCCTGGCAGCTCTCTGGCAATTGCGCTCTGCGCGTGCCGCCACGGTCAATCTGAACGTGATGACGTTCAACATCAGGTTCGATGACGGCGTGGGAATAACTCAACTCTCTGCGAACGGCTGGCACACGATTCCGCCGTTTGTCACCACCGGCGACCGCCGCGACAAGGCCGAAGCCGTGATCGCCGCCGCTGCTCCTGACATCTTTGGCGAACAAGAGGGGCTGCCCAACCAGGTTGCCGATCTCCAGGCCGCGTTCCCGGGTTACACCTACTACGGCCAGGGGCGCAACGGCGGTAACGGCCCCAACAGCGGCGAGACCAACGGCATTTTCTACCTGACCTCGCGGTTCACGGCCGTCGCCTCGGGCGATTTCTGGCTGAGCACCACGCCCACGGTTCCCGGCACGACATTCGTCGGCGGCGGTTCCGACACCGGAAACCCGCGCATGGTCAGTTGGGTCGACCTGTACGACAACCAAAGCCATCAGACGTACTTCGTCGCGGACACCCATTGGTCGCTCGATACGCTGGCCGAACAACAATCTGCGACCTTTATGCGCGCCGAGCTCGCGCAACTGGCGGGCGGATTGCCGATGCTTGTGTTGGGCGACTTCAACACCACACTGGGCAGTACGGCGCTGCAAACGCTCAGCGGCGCGAATTCGAGCGGATACAAACTGACCGACGCCTACCGCCACGTGTTTCCCACCGTGGGACCCAACGAGGCGACCTACCACGACTTCACCGGCAATCAGTCCGGCTCGGCGATCGATCACATCTTTTACGACGCCAATACCTTCACGGCCACGGCAGCGGCGATCGTACACACGTCGTTCAATGGGCTGTACCCATCCGATCATTTTCCGGTGACGGCCACTCTCGCCGTTCAGGTCGTGCCCGAGCCGGCAACGGCGATATTGCTGGTTGCGGGAAGCACCGCGCTCGTGGGGTGCCGCGCGTGGGGTAATCGGTCTCGCCTGCTGCCCGTTGCGCCCGAGATATAG